One genomic window of Biomphalaria glabrata chromosome 9, xgBioGlab47.1, whole genome shotgun sequence includes the following:
- the LOC106080143 gene encoding alpha-2Db adrenergic receptor-like, producing MMSNISKTYTEEEIKEYLSVLQQESTQAFIPTLVYLSLLIVVGSIGNCLVLVIYSAKMTRTPLRLYIIVVAAYDLIINLLIIPGDMYDTFHVWDNDWPIFCKLRRFLNVSCVMSSNFVLVAIAITRYKMVCTPRDRQVTVNQAKVSTIVMLFVGLVLSIPYSVIHGSQTISTPVPGIYGHFCQIDDYYLTTKWPQLNSIFFIVIFFMCCTIVFVFYICIGCKTWKHRQISKGLKLVCKTSRCEESNFILSSSSTLRRTEGRNQSTNSGSLQYRQQIASKRLRKKGVYNIELHYSNNRREVKDSGIERKNSMLRTEDRMITMRNSQTKKVSLLAEINLTKSKKRRSLFGRTSWMMITVSLAFLIGYMPFLGLNFYKTAAPESYASLKGVSLAMYQLFFRSYLLNSAVNPIVYSLLDPKFRKECFKFLTCYKYK from the exons ATGATGAGTAATATCTCCAAAACCTACACTGAAGAAGAGATTAAAGAATACCTGTCAGTCCTACAACAAGAGTCTACTCAAGCTTTCATACCAACACTGGTTTACCTGTCTCTGCTCATTGTTGTGGGCAGCATAGGTAACTGTCTGGTTCTAGTAATTTACTCTGCAAAGATGACCAGGACACCTCTGAGACTATACATAATCGTCGTGGCCGCTTATGATTTGATTATAAATCTGTTGATCATACCTG GAGATATGTACGATACCTTTCATGTGTGGGACAATGATTGGCCAATTTTCTGTAAACTTAGACGATTTTTAAACGTATCATGTGTCATGTCTTCTAACTTTGTTTTGGTTGCCATAGCAATTACAAG GTACAAAATGGTGTGCACTCCTCGCGACAGACAAGTAACAGTAAATCAGGCGAAAGTTTCAACAATTGTGATGCTGTTTGTCGGCCTTGTTTTATCCATACCTTATAGTGTCATCCATGGAAGTCAAACCATTTCAACACCAGTTCCTGGAATCTATGGTCACTTCTGTCAGATAGACGACTATTACTTAACAACAAAATGGCCTCAATTAAACTCCATATTTTTCATAGTCATTTTCTTCATGTGCTgtacaattgtttttgttttctacataTGTATTGGATGCAAGACTTGGAAACACAGACAGATTAGCAAGGGTCTCAAACTTGTTTGCAAGACTTCTAGATGCGAAGAAAGTAACTTTATCTTAAGCAGCAGCTCTACGCTCAGACGTACAGAGGGACGAAATCAATCGACTAATTCAGGATCGCTGCAATACAGACAGCAGATTGCCTcaaagagattgagaaagaaagGCGTGTATAACATCGAGCTCCACTACAGCAACAACAGGAGGGAAGTGAAGGACTCTGGGATCGAAAGGAAGAACTCAATGTTGAGAACTGAAGATAGGATGATAACAATGCGAAACTCTCAAACAAAGAAAGTCTCATTACTAGCAGAAATAAATTTGACTAAAAGTAAGAAACGAAGAAGTCTATTTGGAAGGACTTCCTGGATGATGATCACTGTCAGTCTGGCTTTCCTTATTGGATATATGCCGTTTCTCGGATTAAACTTTTACAAGACAGCTGCTCCAGAAAGTTATGCATCTCTGAAAGGAGTTTCACTGGCGATGTATCAGCTTTTCTTTAGATCCTATTTGCTCAATAGCGCTGTCAATCCAATAGTTTACAGTTTATTGGATCCAAAGTTTAGAAAAGAATGTTTCAAATTCTTGACATGCTACAAATACAAATAG
- the LOC129921578 gene encoding G-protein coupled receptor 84-like isoform X2, which yields MIGNISKNYTPEEIKEYLSVLQHESTLAFIPALIYLSLLIVVGSIGNCFVLGVYWTKMPRTPLRLYIIVMAIYDLPTNLLVIPGDIYDTFYVWDFDMPVVCKLRRYFNAVCVMSSIFVLVAIATTRQVTITQAKVSSIVMLVVGLVLSIPYSVIHGSQTILTPVPGIYGHFCQVDDFYVTTKWPLLNSAFFILIFITCCSSMIVFYICIGYKTWKHRQIRKELKIVGKTSRFEESDSVLDSSSAIGSTDGQIQSTNLGSLQYRQQMASKRLRKKGVYNIELYYCNNRKEVKDFGIEKKNSLFKKPTKKVSLVEETNLNRTTKRRSIFGRTSWMMITVSLVFIIALIPFLGLNFYKTAAPESYASLKGISLALYQLFSRSYLLNSAVNPIVYSLLDRKFRKECFKLLTCYTK from the exons ATGATTGGTAATATCTCGAAAAACTACACACCAGAGGAGATCAAAGAATATCTGTCAGTTCTACAACATGAGTCTACTCTAGCTTTTATACCAGCTCTGATCTACCTGTCTCTGCTGATTGTTGTGGGCAGTATAGGTAATTGTTTTGTTCTAGGTGTCTACTGGACAAAGATGCCCAGAACACCGCTGAGACTTTACATCATAGTTATGGCCATTTATGATCTGCCCACAAATCTTCTAGTAATCCCAG GAGATATTTATGATACATTTTATGTGTGGGACTTTGATATGCCAGTGGTCTGCAAACTTAGACGATATTTCAACGCTGTATGTGTAATGTCGTCCATCTTTGTTTTGGTTGCCATAGCTACTACCAG ACAAGTTACGATCACTCAGGCTAAAGTTTCAAGTATTGTGATGCTTGTTGTCGGCCTTGTTTTATCCATCCCTTATAGCGTCATCCATGGAAGCCAAACCATTTTAACACCAGTTCCTGGCATCTATGGTCACTTCTGTCAGGTAGATGATTTCTACGTCACAACAAAATGGCCGCTATTAAACTCcgcattttttattctcattttCATCACGTGCTGCTCATCCATGATTGTTTTCTACATATGCATTGGATACAAAACATGGAAACACAGACAGATTAGGAAGGAACTCAAAATTGTTGGCAAGACTTCTAGATTTGAAGAAAGTGACTCTGTGTTAGACAGTAGCTCTGCAATTGGAAGTACAGATGGTCAAATCCAATCGACTAATTTAGGATCGCTGCAATACAGGCAACAGATGGCCTcaaagagattgagaaagaaagGCGTGTATAACATCGAGCTCTACTACTGCAACAACAGGAAGGAAGTGAAGGACTTTGGGATCGAAAAGAAGAACTCACTGTTTAAAAAACCTACAAAGAAAGTATCATTAGTAgaagaaacaaatttaaatagaaCTACGAAGCGAAGAAGCATATTTGGAAGGACTTCCTGGATGATGATCACTGTCAGTCTGGTGTTCATTATTGCACTTATTCCGTTTCTAGGATTAAACTTTTACAAAACAGCTGCTCCAGAAAGTTATGCATCTCTGAAAGGAATTTCACTGGCGTTGTATCAGCTATTTAGTAGATCCTATCTGCTCAATAGCGCTGTCAATCCAATAGTTTACAGTTTATTGGATAGAAAGTTTAGAAAAGAATGTTTCAAATTACTGACTTGCTACACTAAATAA
- the LOC129921578 gene encoding alpha-2 adrenergic receptor-like isoform X1: MIGNISKNYTPEEIKEYLSVLQHESTLAFIPALIYLSLLIVVGSIGNCFVLGVYWTKMPRTPLRLYIIVMAIYDLPTNLLVIPGDIYDTFYVWDFDMPVVCKLRRYFNAVCVMSSIFVLVAIATTRYKMVCSSLGRQVTITQAKVSSIVMLVVGLVLSIPYSVIHGSQTILTPVPGIYGHFCQVDDFYVTTKWPLLNSAFFILIFITCCSSMIVFYICIGYKTWKHRQIRKELKIVGKTSRFEESDSVLDSSSAIGSTDGQIQSTNLGSLQYRQQMASKRLRKKGVYNIELYYCNNRKEVKDFGIEKKNSLFKKPTKKVSLVEETNLNRTTKRRSIFGRTSWMMITVSLVFIIALIPFLGLNFYKTAAPESYASLKGISLALYQLFSRSYLLNSAVNPIVYSLLDRKFRKECFKLLTCYTK, encoded by the exons ATGATTGGTAATATCTCGAAAAACTACACACCAGAGGAGATCAAAGAATATCTGTCAGTTCTACAACATGAGTCTACTCTAGCTTTTATACCAGCTCTGATCTACCTGTCTCTGCTGATTGTTGTGGGCAGTATAGGTAATTGTTTTGTTCTAGGTGTCTACTGGACAAAGATGCCCAGAACACCGCTGAGACTTTACATCATAGTTATGGCCATTTATGATCTGCCCACAAATCTTCTAGTAATCCCAG GAGATATTTATGATACATTTTATGTGTGGGACTTTGATATGCCAGTGGTCTGCAAACTTAGACGATATTTCAACGCTGTATGTGTAATGTCGTCCATCTTTGTTTTGGTTGCCATAGCTACTACCAG GTACAAAATGGTATGTTCTTCTCTTGGCAGACAAGTTACGATCACTCAGGCTAAAGTTTCAAGTATTGTGATGCTTGTTGTCGGCCTTGTTTTATCCATCCCTTATAGCGTCATCCATGGAAGCCAAACCATTTTAACACCAGTTCCTGGCATCTATGGTCACTTCTGTCAGGTAGATGATTTCTACGTCACAACAAAATGGCCGCTATTAAACTCcgcattttttattctcattttCATCACGTGCTGCTCATCCATGATTGTTTTCTACATATGCATTGGATACAAAACATGGAAACACAGACAGATTAGGAAGGAACTCAAAATTGTTGGCAAGACTTCTAGATTTGAAGAAAGTGACTCTGTGTTAGACAGTAGCTCTGCAATTGGAAGTACAGATGGTCAAATCCAATCGACTAATTTAGGATCGCTGCAATACAGGCAACAGATGGCCTcaaagagattgagaaagaaagGCGTGTATAACATCGAGCTCTACTACTGCAACAACAGGAAGGAAGTGAAGGACTTTGGGATCGAAAAGAAGAACTCACTGTTTAAAAAACCTACAAAGAAAGTATCATTAGTAgaagaaacaaatttaaatagaaCTACGAAGCGAAGAAGCATATTTGGAAGGACTTCCTGGATGATGATCACTGTCAGTCTGGTGTTCATTATTGCACTTATTCCGTTTCTAGGATTAAACTTTTACAAAACAGCTGCTCCAGAAAGTTATGCATCTCTGAAAGGAATTTCACTGGCGTTGTATCAGCTATTTAGTAGATCCTATCTGCTCAATAGCGCTGTCAATCCAATAGTTTACAGTTTATTGGATAGAAAGTTTAGAAAAGAATGTTTCAAATTACTGACTTGCTACACTAAATAA